The Manihot esculenta cultivar AM560-2 chromosome 11, M.esculenta_v8, whole genome shotgun sequence genome includes a region encoding these proteins:
- the LOC110626999 gene encoding cysteine-rich and transmembrane domain-containing protein WIH1 produces the protein MNHHNQQQAPVVYPPPPTSYPPPPGSYYPPSEVQVHHQGPFVAPPPVGYPMKNSTGHPQQTTPAPSKTQHKGGFGRGCCAGLCCCCLLDACF, from the exons ATGAATCACCATAACCAACAGCAAGCTCCAG TGGTATATCCGCCACCACCCACTTCATATCCACCTCCACCTGGTTCATATTATCCGCCAAGTGAGGTCCAAGTCCACCATCAAGGTCCTTTTGTTGCGCCACCTCCAGTTGGTTACCCAATGAAAAATAGTACTGGACATCCACAACAGACGACTCCTGCCCCATCAAAGACTCAGCATAAAGGTGGATTTGGCAGAGGATG TTGTGCTGGGTTGTGCTGCTGCTGTCTCCTGGATGCATGCTTTTGA
- the LOC110612595 gene encoding uncharacterized protein LOC110612595, with protein MHSDRGWMYARLKDGLLNPLFLEGLNEFISAAKQFPDCLNGELIRCPCNRFKCQNRSFEDESTVRFHLMKYGFVRDYYVWYLHGEMQTYNEVHGRSNDSTYNTCNVEYQHTEFSNAYEQLVVDAVGPSFSPSISNEPPNQSTQRLYDMLAAINQELWPGCENHSQLSAVARILNIKSEHHLSERCFDNICQFIKEILPTDNLFTDNFYSTKKLLEGLGLPIQKIHTCLNGCMIYWGEDNELLRCKVCDHPRYKRLQVSQRSSKTQVAYSKMYYMPITPRLQRLYASNATAKDMTWHANHGTNDDLMHHPADSHAWKAFDNNWPHFSAEKRNVRLGLCTDGFQPFGQSGQQYSSWPVILTPYNLPPWLCMKGEYMFLTILVPGPRNPKDKLDVYLQPLVTELKDLWENGVETYDAFNKENFNLRAALMWTISDFPAYAMLSGWSIAGRTACPYCMEDSDAFTLTRGGKQSWFDNHRKFLPHSHSFRRNKTAFRKNVSVTKKAKPPISGEEILKQIDELGFKRVIDEDAFKINSRLSKQCGWRKRSILWDLPYWKTNLILHNLDVMHIEKKFFENIINTVMSVEGKTKDNAKSRADLNVICDRPELEMDQVTGRYPKACYTLDKQSKQVLCDWLKNLKFPDGYVSNMGRCIDMKKLKMFGMKSHDCHVFMQRIMPIAFHELLPSNVWQPLTELSNFFKELTSTTISESDMLRLHGEIPLIICKLERVFPPSFFDCMEHLPLHLAYEAWLAGPVQYRWMYPFERYLRRLKNNVRNKARVEGSICNAYLVEEATSFCAHYFESYVQTRHRKVPRNVDISESTENYEGNLSIFMQSGRPIGKGTTRYLMEDEYKAAQVYILLNFPEVKPYIE; from the exons ATGCATTCTGACAGAGGTTGGATGTATGCAAGACTAAAAGATGGTCTACTAAATCCTTTATTCCTTGAAGGATTAAATGAATTCATATCAGCTGCCAAACAGTTTCCAGACTGTTTGAATGGAGAACTTATTAGGTGTCCATGTAATCGATTTAAGTGCCAAAATCGCAGTTTTGAAGATGAGAGTACAGTTAGGTTTCATCTGATGAAATATGGGTTTGTTAGGGACTATTATGTATGGTATTTGCATGGAGAAATGCAAACCTACAATGAGGTCCACGGGAGAAGTAATGATTCGACTTACAACACTTGCAATGTGGAATATCAACATACTGAGTTCTCTAATGCTTATGAACAACTAGTTGTAGATGCAGTAGGACCGAGTTTCTCCCCATCAATTAGTAATGAGCCTCCAAATCAATCTACTCAGAGATTGTATGACATGTTGGCCGCTATTAATCAGGAATTGTGGCCAGGTTGTGAAAATCATTCACAACTGTCAGCTGTGGCAAGGATATTGAATATCAAATCTGAACATCATTTGTCTGAACGTTGTTTTGACAATATTTGCCAATTCATCAAAGAGATTTTACCTACTGATAATTTGTTTACTGATAATTTCTACTCTACAAAGAAATTGCTTGAAGGCTTGGGATTACCAATTCAGAAGATTCATACTTGCTTAAATGGTTGTATGATTTATTGGGGTGAGGATAATGAATTGCTCAGGTGCAAGGTGTGTGATCATCCGAGGTACAAACGATTGCAAGTTAGCCAGAGATCTAGTAAAACCCAAGTTGCTTATAGTAAAATGTATTACATGCCAATCACACCTAGACTACAAAGGTTGTACGCATCTAATGCTACAGCTAAGGATATGACTTGGCATGCAAATCATGGGACTAATGATGATTTAATGCATCATCCAGCTGATTCGCATGCATGGAAAGCTTTTGATAATAATTGGCCTCATTTCAGTGCTGAGAAACGTAATGTCCGTCTTGGACTGTGTACCGATGGTTTTCAACCCTTTGGACAATCTGGTCAGCAATATTCATCATGGCCTGTCATATTGACACCGTACAATTTACCCCCATGGTTATGCATGAAAGGTGAGTATATGTTTCTCACTATACTTGTCCCAGGGCCTAGAAATCCAAAAGATAAGTTGGATGTGTATTTGCAACCCCTAGTAACTGAGTTGAAAGATTTATGGGAGAATGGagttgaaacatatgatgcattcaataaagaaaatttcaacttGCGAGCTGCTTTAATGTGGACTATAAGTGATTTTCCTGCTTATGCAATGTTATCTGGATGGAGCATTGCAGGACGGACTGCTTGTCCTTATTGCATGGAAGATAGTGATGCATTCACATTGACAAGAGGAGGTAAGCAATCATGGTTTGATAATCATCGCAAATTTTTACCTCATAGCCATTCTTTTAGAAGAAACAAAACAGCTTTTAGGAAGAATGTATCTGTTACTAAGAAAGCTAAACCACCTATTTCCGGTGAAGAAATACTGAAACAGATTGATGAATTGGGGTTTAAGAGGGTTATAGATGAGGatgcatttaaaataaattcccgTCTATCAAAGCAATGCGGTTGGCGAAAAAGAAGCATCTTGTGGGATTTACCGTATTGGAAAACAAATTTGATTCTACACAATCTTGATGTAATGCACATTGagaaaaaattttttgaaaatataatcaaCACTGTAATGAGTGTTGAGGGAAAGACAAAGGATAATGCCAAGTCAAGGGCAGACCTAAATGTGATCTGTGATCGGCCAGAGTTGGAAATGGATCAAGTCACTGGGAGATATCCCAAAGCTTGTTATACTCTAGATAAGCAAAGTAAGCAAGTATTATGTGATTGGTTGAAAAATCTCAAGTTTCCCGATGGATATGTTTCCAATATGGGGCGATGTATTGATATGAAGAAGCTGAAGATGTTTGGTATGAAGAGTCATGATTGTCATGTCTTCATGCAGCGGATTATGCCAATTGCATTTCATGAGTTGCTTCCATCAAATGTGTGGCAACCCTTAACAGAGTTGAGTAATTTTTTTAAGGAGTTAACATCTACCACTATAAGTGAGAGTGATATGTTGCGGTTGCATGGTGAAATTCCTTTAATCATATGCAAGCTTGAGCGTGTTTTCCCTCCAAGCTTCTTTGATTGTATGGAACACCTCCCTCTCCATCTAGCATATGAAGCATGGCTGGCAGGTCCAGTGCAATATCGATGGATGTATCCTTTTGAACG atatcTGCGACGGCTTAAGAATAATGTCAGAAATAAAGCTAGAGTCGAGGGATCAATATGTAATGCGTACCTAGTAGAAGAAGCAACTTCATTTTGTGCACATTACTTTGAATCGTATGTCCAAACTAGACATCGAAAAGTGCCAAGGAATGTTGATATTTCAGAAAGTACTGAAAATTATGAAGGCAATCTATCAATCTTCATGCAGTCCGGTCGACCAATAGGAAAAGGGACAACCAGATatcttatggaggatgagtatAAAGCAGCACAAGTgtacatattattaaattttccaGAAGTGAAACCCTATATTGAGTAA
- the LOC110627175 gene encoding glutamate receptor 2.2 yields MIRRSSFFLFFFFCFAAENSSSSIPVNVGVILDFDEVGRMWLSCISMSLLDFYAAHGDYKTRLVLHTRDSKDDVVSAAVAAVDLISNVKAEAIIGPTTSKQANFVIELGEKAQVPIISFTASVPSLASIKRPYFFRSRDSDKTQLKAIAAIVKNFGWREVVPIYVDDLYGVGILPYLFDALQAVGASVPYQSAISPWASDVDILKELYKLKTMQTRVFIVHMLPSLGARLFTKAKEAGMMSTGYVWIMTDGVTNLLSLLNDSTIDSMQGVLGVRPCVRKTKELKNFRLRWKRKLHREQPDLVDAELDIYGWLAYDATMALAMAIEEVAGNSTNLVMKEANVSSNLLLETIGVSKNGKKLSEALSSISFKGLTGDFHFVNQQLQSSAIQIVNINGVEPKGIGFWTSERGLFKRWKLNSTTNVYSTSQSKLATIIWPGEPTSNPKGWDIATSGKRLRIGVPVKDGFTEFVKVTRNVKTNITDVTGYCVDVFDAVMDQLPYDVAYDYFPFANSEGESAGTYNDLIHQVYLGEFDVVVGDVTILAKRSIYVDFAMPYTEASISMVVPIKDTKNDNALIFLKPFKLDLWVTTFCSFVAVAFVIWVLEHRINKSFRGPPSQQAGTSLWFAFSTMVFSPQEKVLNNLARIVVIIWSVVVLIITQSYTASLSSLLTVQQLQPSVTDVTELIRNREFVGYHKDSFVKEILIGLGFQDSQLLNYTSIEECQELLSKGSENGGIAAAFEQFPLVKLILARNCSNYASVEARTFMSKFPNQKKIANNIQQFKTRGFGFAFPLGSPLVPDVSRAILKVTESDVMGRIEDKWLSTKSICAGQANSFSSSRLGQHWEELRTSNSMWSRIVDFFRIFNQKDSKWHTFRSEVNKGSTDGPYPHGEQGADSSAVHEGSVELADLSPTEHSTDLSPTEQPHQEVAPFGIDILPTNPKQLMPTATPINHHHTN; encoded by the exons ATGATTAGGAGGAgctctttctttctcttcttctttttttgtttcGCAGCAGAAAACAGCAGTAGTAGTATCCCAGTTAACGTAGGTGTGATTCTTGATTTTGATGAGGTTGGCAGGATGTGGCTCAGCTGCATCAGCATGTCTCTGCTAGACTTCTATGCAGCCCATGGAGACTACAAAACCAGGCTCGTTCTTCACACCAGGGATTCCAAGGACGATGTCGTTTCTGCGGCTGTAGCAG CTGTGGATCTGATAAGCAATGTGAAAGCAGAAGCAATCATAGGGCCAACAACATCCAAGCAAGCTAATTTTGTGATTGAGCTCGGAGAAAAAGCTCAGGTGCCCATTATTTCTTTTACTGCCTCAGTTCCTTCCCTTGCATCCATCAAGAGGCCTTACTTCTTTAGATCAAGAGATAGTGACAAAACTCAATTGAAGGCCATAGCTGCAATAGTTAAAAATTTTGGATGGAGAGAAGTAGTGCCCATCTACGTTGATGACCTCTATGGAGTTGGAATCTTACCTTATCTATTTGATGCATTACAAGCAGTTGGTGCTAGTGTTCCCTACCAGAGTGCCATTTCTCCATGGGCCAGTGATGTTGACATTTTGAAAGAGCTTTACAAGCTGAAAACGATGCAAACAAGAGTTTTCATTGTTCACATGCTTCCTTCTCTTGGTGCTCGCCTTTTTACCAAAGCTAAAGAAGCCGGAATGATGAGTACAGGCTATGTTTGGATCATGACTGATGGGGtaactaatttattaagttTGTTGAATGATTCAACCATTGATTCAATGCAAGGAGTTCTGGGTGTTAGACCTTGTGTTCGCAAAACAAAGGAGTTGAAAAATTTTCGACTTCGATGGAAAAGAAAATTACATCGAGAGCAACCTGACTTGGTTGATGCTGAACTGGACATTTATGGATGGTTGGCCTATGATGCTACTATGGCTTTGGCCATGGCAATTGAGGAAGTTGCTGGGAATAGTACAAACTTAGTGATGAAAGAAGCTAATGTTTCTAGCAATTTACTTCTTGAAACTATTGGGGTTTCTAAAAATGGTAAAAAACTTAGTGAGGCACTGTCAAGTATTAGTTTCAAGGGCCTCACAGGAGATTTCCATTTTGTTAATCAACAACTACAGTCATCCGCTATCCAAATTGTTAATATAAATGGTGTTGAGCCAAAAGGAATTGGATTTTGGACATCAGAGAGGGGACTTTTCAAAAGATGGAAGTTGAACTCAACCACAAATGTGTATTCAACTTCTCAATCCAAACTTGCAACCATTATCTGGCCAGGGGAGCCAACTTCGAATCCTAAAGGTTGGGATATCGCAACAAGTGGGAAGAGGTTGCGAATTGGGGTGCCAGTCAAGGATGGTTTCACTGAATTTGTGAAGGTTACGAGAAACGTTAAGACTAATATTACAGATGTAACAGGATATTGCGTCGACGTTTTTGATGCAGTAATGGATCAGTTACCTTATGATGTTGCTTATGATTACTTCCCCTTCGCCAATTCTGAAGGGGAGAGTGCTGGAACTTACAATGACTTAATCCATCAAGTCTACTTAGGG GAATTTGATGTTGTGGTCGGAGATGTGACAATTCTGGCTAAGCGATCCATCTATGTTGACTTTGCGATGCCTTATACGGAAGCTAGTATATCAATGGTGGTGCCGATCAAAGATACCAAGAACGACAACGCCTTGATCTTTTTGAAGCCTTTTAAATTGGACCTTTGGGTGACAACATTTTGTTCCTTTGTCGCCGTTGCATTTGTGATTTGGGTTCTCGAACACAGAATAAACAAGTCTTTTCGAGGACCTCCTTCACAACAAGCAGGCACCAGCTTATGGTTTGCCTTTTCAACCATGGTTTTTTCCCCAC AAGAGAAGGTGCTCAACAACTTGGCTAGGATAGTGGTAATCATATGGAGTGTAGTTGTACTCATTATCACTCAGAGTTACACTGCAAGTTTATCCAGCCTTCTAACAGTTCAACAACTGCAGCCTTCAGTTACTGATGTAACTGAGCTGATTAGAAACAGGGAATTTGTGGGGTACCATAAGGACTCTTTTGTTAAAGAAATTTTGATAGGACTGGGATTTCAAGATTCCCAGCTCTTAAACTACACTTCTATTGAAGAATGTCAAGAACTTCTTTCAAAAGGAAGTGAAAATGGTGGTATTGCAGCAGCATTCGAGCAATTCCCGCTTGTGAAGCTTATTTTGGCACGAAATTGCTCCAACTATGCCTCAGTTGAAGCCCGTACATTTATGTCGAAATTCCCAAATCAGAAAAAAATAGCAAACAACATTCAACAATTTAAAACACGTGGCTTTGGCTTT GCATTTCCTTTAGGTTCTCCTCTGGTGCCTGATGTATCAAGAGCGATTCTAAAAGTGACTGAGAGTGATGTGATGGGAAGAATAGAAGATAAGTGGTTGAGCACAAAGAGCATTTGTGCAGGTCAAGCCAACTCTTTCTCCTCTAGTAGACTTGGT CAACACTGGGAAGAGTTAAGGACCTCTAATTCAATGTGGAGTAGAATCGTTGATTTCTTTAGAATCTTCAACCAAAAGGACTCCAAATGGCATACTTTCAGAAGTGAAGTGAATAAAGGCAGCACTGATGGCCCCTATCCCCATGGAGAGCAAGGGGCTGATTCCTCTGCCGTGCATGAGGGTTCTGTAGAGCTTGCTGATCTCAGTCCAACCGAACATTCTACAGATCTCAGTCCAACCGAACAACCACATCAAGAGGTAGCCCCATTTGGAATTGATATTTTGCCTACCAATCCAAAACAACTTATGCCAACGGCAACTCCAATAAATCATCACCACACCAATTGA